CGTGGTTCGACGCCGCTGCCGTGGTGGGCGTCAGCCGAGCGACGCGACCGCCGCGGGGATCGGGGTGTCGCCGCTCGTGACCTCGAACTGCACGCCGACCGCGGTGTCGTCGAGGAGCGCGTGGAGCACCACCGCCGCGACGTCCGCCCGTGGGATCGTGCCGCGGGGAACCGTGGCGCCGACGTCGACCGTGCCCTGGGGCGGCGTGTCGAGCAGGCCCCCGGGGCGGACGATCGTCCAGCGCAGGTTCCGCGCCCGCAGGTTCGCGTCCGCCTCGGCCTTCGCGCGGAGGTACACCTGGAAGACGTCGGCCTCGGACCGGGCGGGCACGACCGCACGCTCCGGGTCGTACGAGTCCGCCGCCATCGCCGAGATCATCACGTAGCGGCGGATGCCGGCGCGCTCGGCCGCGTCCGCCAGGAGGATCGCCCCGTCCCGGTCGACCGAGAGCTTCCGCTCGGCGCCGCTCCCCGGACCGGCCCCCGCGGCGAACACCACCGCGTCGACCCCGCGCAGCCGGAGCCCGAGTTCGTCGTCGTCGAGCTGCTCGAGGTCCGCGACGATCGCCCGTCCGCCCTGCTGCTCCACGTCGGTGACGTGCGCGGGGTTGCGGACGATGGCGACGGCGTCGTGGCCGGCGTCGGTGATCTGGCGGGCGAGGAGGAGGGCGATCTGGCCGTGGCCTCCGGCGATGGCGATCTTCATGTGTCCGATCTTGCCCGTCGCGTCCGGTAGACTTCTCGGCGGCTCCTCACGTGACGCCATCCAGGCCAACTCCCCCAGGGCGGAAACGCAGCAAGGGTAACCGGGCTCTGGCGGGTGCGTGAGGAGTCTTTTCGTGCGCCCGGCGTCTCTTTCGTAACGGGTTGCGGACAGCAACCTGATCGTGTGCAAAGATCGCCCTCAGGAACCCCCAACCAGGGCTCCTGACCCTCCACCGCCTCACCAGCGGGGGAGTTCCGGATCAGGTGGCGAGCGCGCTCGCCAGGAAAAGAGACACGCATGCGCAGGCACGTGTCGCTGCGGGGTACCCGTGTACCCACGACGGCGGGCGACTGGACACGACGGATCTTCGGTGCTGGCGGCCGAGCTCGACGACGAGCATCGGACGATCGGCGTCTCCTCCTGCGCGGCGGCGTCATCGCCACGGTGACGGCGCTCCTCGCCGCCACCGTGGCGATCCAACCCGCTGCGGCTGCACAGACCGACGTCTCCGAGGCCGAGGGGCTCCTGCTCAGCGGCTCGGGCATCGTGGACGTCGACGGCATCGCCCAGCTCGGCGGCGCCTACTCCGCACGCGGTGCGACGACCGGCGGCGGGACGACGAACCAGCCGCTCAACGTCGAGGCCCTGAACACCGTGGGGGTGGACCTCGGCAACGACGTCGACCTGCTCGGGGCGAACGGCATCCTCACCCTCGGGGTGGCCGGCCAGTACGCGACGACCTCGGCGAACGGTGCGACGGCGTCCTCCGGCCTCCTGACGAACGACGGCGGCATCGGCGTCGGTACCGGGATCGGCACCGGGGCGTCGACGCTCGACCTCAACCCGCTCTTCAGCCGGGTCGGTGCCGACACGACGGTGCTCTCGAACGCGCAGCTGCGTGTCGGGGCGCTCGCCTCGACCCTGTCCGCGACGCGCGGCGCGACGGTCAGCACCACGAGCGACTACCGGATCGCCGGAGCCGACCTCACGCTGACGAGCCCCGCCGTCCAGGGGCTGACGACCTCGCTCCGTGACGAGCTCCGCACGGTGTCGGGTTCGGTGAACGGCGTCTTCGGCACCGGGGGAGCGCTGCAGGGCACCACCGCAGCGGTGTCCGGCCAGATCCAGACACTCCTCCGCCAGGCGCTGCTCGGCACGGTGAACGTGAGCGGCACCACCATCACCGCGAACGTGAACCTCAACCTCGACGGCACCCTCACGCAGGTCCTCCAGCAGCCGCTCACGGACGGCGCCGTGACGATCGTCCCGGCGACCGGCACGATCACGGTGGACCTCGACAAGCTCACGGCCCTCAACGGCCAGCCCGCGAACACCCCGGTGCTGACGACGGTCGCCGTGGACTCGATCAACCAGAGCATCGCCACGATCCTCGGCACGCAGCTGCCCACCACGCTGCAGACGGCGGTCGTCAACACGATCAACTCCACCGCGGTTCGCGTGAACATCGCCACCAACGCCACCGTCCTCGGGCAGTCGGCCGCCGCGATCGGTCTGCAGGTCGACACGACCCTCGGCGCGCTGGCCGGCACCGCGACGGCGAACCCGACCGTCACCGCATCGGGGAGCCTCGTCGGCCTGCCGCTGCCCCTCGGCACCGTGCTCGCGCCGGTCGTCTCCGGCATCGTCGTCCCGACCCTGCAGACCGCGCTCCGGCCGATCATCGGCGGGACCGCCCTCACGCAGCTCGGCACCACCCTGACCACCACGACCACAGCCGTGGCGACGCTGCTGTCGCCGGTCGTCCTGCTCCTCCGCCAGGTCGTCGACCTCACCGTCAACGCGCAGGACACCACGACCGGGTTCCGCGACCGCCGCGGGTACGACCCCGGCTCGCGGAGCGTGCACGCCCTGCGGCTGTCGATCCTGCCCGGGGCGAACGTCGCCACCGTCGACCTCGCCACGTCGACCGTGCGGGCCTCGGCCTTCGTCGCGCCGACCATCACGGCACCGACCGCGAACCAGGTGTTCAGCGTGCCGACGGCGTCCTCCACCCGCAGCGTCACCGTCAGCGGTGCCGGCGAGCCCGGAGCCACGATCGCCGTGACCCTCGGCGGCGGCCGGACGGGCACCGCGACCGTGGCGGCCAACGGGACGTGGACCACCTCGGTGGCGAACGTGCCCACCGGCTCGTACACGGCGACCGCGACCCAGACCGTCGGGGGAGCAGCGGCGGGCTCGGCCACGCAGCAATTCTCCGTCGTCGCGCAGCAGGCCCTGACCATCTCGACGCCGACCGCGGGGCAGACCTTCACGACCACCGGCACCACCGCGCCGGTGACCCTGGCCGGCACCGCGACCGCGAACGCCCGCATCGACGTCGACCTCGGCGGCGGCCTCACCGCGACCGGCACGGCGAACGCGAGCGGCGCGTGGAGCATCACGGTGCCGGACGTCCCGATCGGCGAACCGACCGCGAGCGTGACGCAGACCGTCGGGGACACCACCTCGGCGCCCGTGACCCGGGCCTTCCGGGTCGTCGCCGCAGCCGGCCTCACGGTCGACAGCCCGACGGCCGGCCAGGACTTCCCGCTCGCCGGCACCACCCGGGACGTGCCGTTCTCCGGTTCGGCGCAGCCCGGCGCACGGGTCGACGTCGACCTCGGTGGCGGCCGCACGGCCACGACCACGGCGAACGCCGGCGGTACCTGGTCGACGACGGTGACGGGTGTCCCCGCGGGGTCGTACTCCGCCCAGGTGACGCAGACCGTCGGGTCCTCGACGAGTGCCCCCGTGACACGTGCCTTCACGGTCACGGCCGCCCCGGCGCTGACGATCGACGCACCCGAGGACGGCAGCACGATCACCGTCGCGGACCCGACCTCGACCACGCCCGTCACGGTGTCCGGCACCGCCGCACCGAACGCGCAGGTCACGGTCGGCATCGGCGGGTCCTTCACCGCGACGGTGACCGCGACAGGCGGCGGCGACTGGGAGGAGACCTTCCAGGGCGTCCCGGTCGGCGACCGCACCGCGACCGCTCGGCAGACCGTGGGCGGGACGACCTCCGGCCCCGTGACGAGCGACTTCACCGTCGCCGCCGGTGACCCGATCGCGATCACCGCCCCGGCACCCGGTGCCACCGTCACCGTGCTCGACGCGGACACGACGACCGACCTCGACGTGACCGGCACCGCCGAGCCCGGCGCCGACGTCGCGATCTCGCTCGGCGGCGGGCTGACCGCCACCGCGACCGCGAACGGCGACGGGGACTGGACCGCCACGGTCCAGGACGTCCCGGTCGGCCGGTACACGATCCAGGCGACGCAGACCGTGGGCGGGACCACCTCGCCGGCCGTCCGCCAGGTCGTGACGGTCGTCGCCGGCGCGGCGCTCGCCGTGACCTCGCCGACCCAGGACGGCACGACCGACGTCGCGACCGACGACTCGACGATCGACGTCGTCGTCTCGGGCACCGCGCAGCCGGGCGCCGGCATCAGCGTGGTCCTCGACGGGACGGGCGACCCGGTCACCACGACCGCCGGCGACGACGGTGCGTGGTCGGTGACCCTGCCGGACGTCGGCACGGGCGACCACACCGCGAGCGTCACGCAGACGGTCGGCGGGCAGACGTCCGCAGCCGTCGACCGGGACTTCGCGATCGCCGTCGCCGACGACCTGGTGATCGAGTCGCCCACGGACGCGCAGGAGGTCCCCGCGGGAGCGGGCGGCCAGATCGGCGTCGTCGTGCGCGGCACCGCCGAGCCGGGTGCGAGCGTGCGGGTCACGGTCGACGACGGCGACCCGGTCGACGTGGTCGCCGACGGCTCCGGCAACTGGGCGACCGACCCGACGCAGCTCGGCATCGGCGACCACACCGTCACCGCCGTGCAGACCGTGAACGGCACGACCGGACCCACGGTGACGCGCGACTTCACCGTCGTGCCGGGGACCGCCGTCGCGATCGACTCGCCGGCCGTCGGTTCGCGCTTCGTCGTCGTCGACGGCGACGCGACCGCGACCGTCCCGATCTCCGGCACCTCGGAGCCGGACGCGGACATCTCGGTCTCGCTCGGCCCGGACACGCAGTTCACCACCACGGCCGACGGCGACGGCGTGTGGAGCGTCGACGCCACCGGTCTCGCACCCACCGGCACGTACACGGTGAACGCGAGCCAGAGCGTCGAGGGCGTGGTCACCACCGCGATCCCGACCACGTTCCAGGTCGTCACGGCCGCGCAGCTCGCGATCACCGCCCCCGGCACGGCGCCGATCACGGTCGCGGGCGACGACGTCCGACGTGACGTGACGGTCTCCGGCACCGGCCAGCCCGGCGCCGCGGTGACCGCGAGCACGACCGGCGAGGACGACCAGCGGACGACGGTCGCCCCGGACGGCACCTGGTCGGTGACCTTCCCGGACCTCGCGGTCGGCGAGCACCCGGTGTCGGTGACGCAGACGCTGCCCGGGACGGTCTCGTCCCCGGCCGTCTCCGACCCGGCGACGCGCACCGTCACGATCGAGGCCGCGGACACGGTCACGGTGACGACCCCGGCCGCCGACACCGTGCTGCTCGTCCCGGACGCCGACGCGACGCGTGACGTCACGGTCACCGGGACGGCCGAGCCGAACGCTCCGGTCACGGTGCGACTCGGCGACGACGAGGCGACCACCACCGCGGACGGCGACGGCGACTGGACCGTCACGTTCGGCGGGGTCGGTGTCGGTGACCCGACGCTCATCGCGACCCAGACGGTCGGCGGGACCAGCGCCTCCAGTCCCGCACAGACCGTCACCGTCCGTGCCGGGACCGCGCTCTCCCTGACCGCTCCGACGAACGGCGCCGTCCTGACGGTCGCCGACGCGGCCGGCACGGCCGACGTGCGGGCCGCGGGACGGGCACAGGGCGGGGCCACCGTCACGGTGACACTGTCGAACGGTGACTCCGACGAGGTGACCGCCGCTGCCGACGGCGCCTGGGAGACGACGTTCGCGGACGTCCCGGTCGGCGACTACACGGTCCGCGCGACGCAGGTCGTCGGCGGGCAGACGTCGGCACCCGTCACCGCGGCGGTGTCGGTCCGCGCCGGTGCGCCGCTCACGGTGACGACCCCGGCGGGGGCCACCTCCGTGACGGTGGCGGACTACGACGCGACGACCGACGTGCGGTTCGCCGGCACCGGTCAGCCCGGGGCGACCGTCACGGTCGACCTCGGTGACGGCGGGACCGCGACGGCACGGGTCGACGACGACGGGGACTGGGCCACGACGGTCGAGGACGTGCCCACCGGTTCGTGGACGGCGGAGGTCACCCAGGCCGTGAACGGGACGACGAGCGCGGCGGTCGCACGACCGGTGTCCGTCGTCGCCGCGGCCGACCTGACCGTCCGCCAGCCCGACGAGGACCCGATCACCGTCGCGGACGGCGACGCCACCACCACGGTGACGATCGCCGGTGACGCCCAGCCGGGCGCCACCGTCACGGTCACCGTCGACGACCGCGACCCCGTCGAGGTCACCGCCGGTGACGACGGCGCGTGGAGCGTCGACGTGCCGGACCTCGGCGTCGGCACGCACGACGTCAGCGTCACGCAGACGGTCGACGGGTCCACGTCCACCACCCCGGTCGAGTCGGCCTTCGAGATCGAGGCCGGAGCCCCGGTCGAGATCGCCGAACCGACGGCAGGCCAGGAGTACACCGTCGCCGGCGAGGGCGCGACCACCACGGTCGACGTCAGCGGGACGGCGGAGCCCGGTGCGACCGTCGTGGTCGACCTCGGCGGCGGACGCAGCGAGTCCACCACCGCGGACACCGACGGCGACTGGAGCGTCTCGGTGCCCGACGTGCCCGCGGGCACCCCGACCGTCAGCGTCACGCAGCGGATCGGTGACACCGTCTCCGCCCCGGTCACCGTCGGCATCCGGGTGCTCGTCGCGGACCCGATCACGATCGCCACCCCGGCGAACGGGTCGACCGTGCGCGTCGCGCAGCAGGACTCGATCGCGACCGTGACCGCGAACGGCGCCGCCGAGCCGCTGGCGACCGTCCGGGTGGCGGTCGACGGGGGCTACCCCCGGACCGTGACGGCGACCGCCGCCGGCACCTGGTCCGTCGACCTCGAGGGCCTCGGCACCGGCGAGCACACCGTCCGTGCCACCCAGACGGTCGAGGGATCGACCTCGGCGCCGGTCTCGACGACCTTCACGGTCGCCGCGGGTGCAGCGCTGACGGTCGACACGCCGGCGTACGGCGACACCGTGACCGTGCCGGCCGGCACCACGACCGCGAGCGTCCCGGTCAGCGGCCAGGGGCAGCCCGGCGGCACCGTGCGGATCGTGACCGACGACGGCGACCCCGTCCAGGTCCCGGTCGGCCCGGACGGCCGCTGGTCGACCGAGCTCACCGGTCTCGATGCCGGCGACCACACGATCGTCGTCACGCAGGTCGTGAACGGCACGACGTCGTCGCCGATCGAGCGCGACCTGACGGTGGAGGTCGCCGCGGTGGACACGATCGTCGTCACCTCCCCGGAGAACGGCACCGCCTACCGCGTGCTCGGCGGCTCCACGGACGTCCGGGTCACCGGTG
The sequence above is a segment of the Curtobacterium sp. BH-2-1-1 genome. Coding sequences within it:
- a CDS encoding SDR family oxidoreductase, which produces MKIAIAGGHGQIALLLARQITDAGHDAVAIVRNPAHVTDVEQQGGRAIVADLEQLDDDELGLRLRGVDAVVFAAGAGPGSGAERKLSVDRDGAILLADAAERAGIRRYVMISAMAADSYDPERAVVPARSEADVFQVYLRAKAEADANLRARNLRWTIVRPGGLLDTPPQGTVDVGATVPRGTIPRADVAAVVLHALLDDTAVGVQFEVTSGDTPIPAAVASLG
- a CDS encoding choice-of-anchor G family protein, encoding MRRHVSLRGTRVPTTAGDWTRRIFGAGGRARRRASDDRRLLLRGGVIATVTALLAATVAIQPAAAAQTDVSEAEGLLLSGSGIVDVDGIAQLGGAYSARGATTGGGTTNQPLNVEALNTVGVDLGNDVDLLGANGILTLGVAGQYATTSANGATASSGLLTNDGGIGVGTGIGTGASTLDLNPLFSRVGADTTVLSNAQLRVGALASTLSATRGATVSTTSDYRIAGADLTLTSPAVQGLTTSLRDELRTVSGSVNGVFGTGGALQGTTAAVSGQIQTLLRQALLGTVNVSGTTITANVNLNLDGTLTQVLQQPLTDGAVTIVPATGTITVDLDKLTALNGQPANTPVLTTVAVDSINQSIATILGTQLPTTLQTAVVNTINSTAVRVNIATNATVLGQSAAAIGLQVDTTLGALAGTATANPTVTASGSLVGLPLPLGTVLAPVVSGIVVPTLQTALRPIIGGTALTQLGTTLTTTTTAVATLLSPVVLLLRQVVDLTVNAQDTTTGFRDRRGYDPGSRSVHALRLSILPGANVATVDLATSTVRASAFVAPTITAPTANQVFSVPTASSTRSVTVSGAGEPGATIAVTLGGGRTGTATVAANGTWTTSVANVPTGSYTATATQTVGGAAAGSATQQFSVVAQQALTISTPTAGQTFTTTGTTAPVTLAGTATANARIDVDLGGGLTATGTANASGAWSITVPDVPIGEPTASVTQTVGDTTSAPVTRAFRVVAAAGLTVDSPTAGQDFPLAGTTRDVPFSGSAQPGARVDVDLGGGRTATTTANAGGTWSTTVTGVPAGSYSAQVTQTVGSSTSAPVTRAFTVTAAPALTIDAPEDGSTITVADPTSTTPVTVSGTAAPNAQVTVGIGGSFTATVTATGGGDWEETFQGVPVGDRTATARQTVGGTTSGPVTSDFTVAAGDPIAITAPAPGATVTVLDADTTTDLDVTGTAEPGADVAISLGGGLTATATANGDGDWTATVQDVPVGRYTIQATQTVGGTTSPAVRQVVTVVAGAALAVTSPTQDGTTDVATDDSTIDVVVSGTAQPGAGISVVLDGTGDPVTTTAGDDGAWSVTLPDVGTGDHTASVTQTVGGQTSAAVDRDFAIAVADDLVIESPTDAQEVPAGAGGQIGVVVRGTAEPGASVRVTVDDGDPVDVVADGSGNWATDPTQLGIGDHTVTAVQTVNGTTGPTVTRDFTVVPGTAVAIDSPAVGSRFVVVDGDATATVPISGTSEPDADISVSLGPDTQFTTTADGDGVWSVDATGLAPTGTYTVNASQSVEGVVTTAIPTTFQVVTAAQLAITAPGTAPITVAGDDVRRDVTVSGTGQPGAAVTASTTGEDDQRTTVAPDGTWSVTFPDLAVGEHPVSVTQTLPGTVSSPAVSDPATRTVTIEAADTVTVTTPAADTVLLVPDADATRDVTVTGTAEPNAPVTVRLGDDEATTTADGDGDWTVTFGGVGVGDPTLIATQTVGGTSASSPAQTVTVRAGTALSLTAPTNGAVLTVADAAGTADVRAAGRAQGGATVTVTLSNGDSDEVTAAADGAWETTFADVPVGDYTVRATQVVGGQTSAPVTAAVSVRAGAPLTVTTPAGATSVTVADYDATTDVRFAGTGQPGATVTVDLGDGGTATARVDDDGDWATTVEDVPTGSWTAEVTQAVNGTTSAAVARPVSVVAAADLTVRQPDEDPITVADGDATTTVTIAGDAQPGATVTVTVDDRDPVEVTAGDDGAWSVDVPDLGVGTHDVSVTQTVDGSTSTTPVESAFEIEAGAPVEIAEPTAGQEYTVAGEGATTTVDVSGTAEPGATVVVDLGGGRSESTTADTDGDWSVSVPDVPAGTPTVSVTQRIGDTVSAPVTVGIRVLVADPITIATPANGSTVRVAQQDSIATVTANGAAEPLATVRVAVDGGYPRTVTATAAGTWSVDLEGLGTGEHTVRATQTVEGSTSAPVSTTFTVAAGAALTVDTPAYGDTVTVPAGTTTASVPVSGQGQPGGTVRIVTDDGDPVQVPVGPDGRWSTELTGLDAGDHTIVVTQVVNGTTSSPIERDLTVEVAAVDTIVVTSPENGTAYRVLGGSTDVRVTGVSAPNAAVSVRVDGGAPVTTTADGDGEWAVTVPDVGTGPHTIAAAQTVGGTTTNAPQVGFSVAAAAPVRVTSPTDGQVVPTTGATTSIPVSGTAEPGATVSVDIDGRTATTTAGGDGSWTVTVTRVPPGTHTVSVTETVGGVTSDPVTSTVRVVVAQPTDVTITSPVPGQLIPATGTGDTGSFTVTGHATPGALVTVRLSNGQVRTTTADADGDWSVTFDRVPEGEWTIEASQSVNGTTTVSQPVPIVVDAVEPLAVTSPTPGAHQTASAAGTVDWRVTGTAEPGATVTVVADDGTPVTTTAAEDGTWSVVLRLAVGQHTIRVTQTVAGATSAVQSVAVVVDAAVPGGPGTPGTPGTPGTPGAPGAPGTPGAPGAGGNASGNGSGTGSGSGGLAFTGADVAPLAGAAGGLVVLGFLLLGLSRLARGLRRRGRV